From the Callospermophilus lateralis isolate mCalLat2 chromosome 10, mCalLat2.hap1, whole genome shotgun sequence genome, the window ATGcgtaatttttaaaacttataacTTAAAACTGCGTATGTCTGGGATAAAACTGGAGATcactatgttaagtgaaataagccaggcatggaAAGACTAGTATTGCATGATTTTACtcattcatatgtggaatctaaaaacatGGATGTTGAGAACAGAGCGATAATTAACAGAGGTCAGGGAGTCTAGGGTGGAGGTCATGGGTGGGGAGTACAATGGAGaaagtttgaattttaaaaagtttaactgctacataaagacataaaaatcataCAGACTGATGCAACACCATGTATTATTTGGATGCATTAGTCTGtatgatttttatgtctttatgtagcagttaaactttttaaaattcaagaATAAAGCTATATGTGTTCTGAATAATTCAGTTGGATTTAATTAGATTATGGTGCAGAAAGAAAGAATTCTAATATACACCATAAGGATTTCTTTCTAGCTCACTTTCTTTAGGTAGCACAATTTTTTCCTAGGCTGTGAGAATTATAACACATTGAGTTGTTAGAGAAGCAACCATCCGAAACAGAGATGGAAACTGACCTGAGAAAGAGCATGATAACATTATACACAGGCTCTCAAAGCTTCACTCAGAAATAATAGATATTTACTCAGTCATGCCTACCTTAAATGTAATATGTCACAGGTTATTCAGGAGGAGAAGCAAAACATTTGTGAACAGTGAATAACTACAACAGATACATTGAAGTGGAAATTTTGGTGTCAAAGTAGatacccatttaaaaaaaatacctccAAAATATCTTGTACTAATTTAATTTTCTACCAAGCTTATATGAAAATAGGTTTCACTGTATGCTTATTAACATTAAATATTAATATACTACATTTGCTGCTTATTTGTTGAGTGAAATTTATTTTCCTGttaatagttttattttaagTAGGCCACATTGAGAAATTCATAAGTACATATTAAAACATCAGACTTATCTGGTTAGTACGCCCCCCACCCACCCTTTTACTAGCTATTTCCCAAATGTAAAGGTATATTTAGAACCTACAATCTTGTTCTACTTTTGTTAATTATCTTCACTTTGTAGTGAATATATCTCTAAAAAGAGGCAGTtaagtttaaatatattttgttaaataaaaataaattttaggtcTACCCGTTGGCATGGCCTCTGGTGCAGCCGCGGCGGCTCCCATTTCTGCCGCATCTCTCtcccctctttccctccccaTCAGATCCTAGAGTTACCTGCCATGGCTTTACTCACTGCGGCCGCAAGGCTCTTGGGAGCCAAGAATGCATCCTGTCTTGTTCTTGCAGCCCGGCATGCCAGTACTTCTACCACGAATTTGAAAGACATATTGGCCAACCCGATACCTAAGGAGCAGGCCAGAATTAAGGCATTCAGGCAGCAACATGGCAAGACAGTGGTGGGCCAAATTACTGTGGACATGATGTATGGTGGCATGAGAGGCATGAAGGGACTTGTATATGAAACGTCAGTTCTTGATCCCGATGAGGGCATCTGATTCAGAGGCCATAGTATCCCTGAATGCCAGAAATTACTGCCTAAGGCTAAGGGTGGGGAAGAACCCCTTCCTGAGGGCTTATTTTGGCTGCTGGTAACTGGACAGATCCCAACAGAGGAACAGGTATCTTGGCTTTCAAAGGAGTGGGCAAAGCGGGCAGCTCTGCCTTCTCATGTGGTCACCATGCTGGACAACTTTCCCACCAACCTACACCCCATGTCTCAACTCAGTGCAGTCATTACTGCCCTCAATAGTGAAAGTAACTTTGCCCGGGCATATGCAGAGGGTATTAACCGTACCAAGTACTGGGAGTTAATATATGAAGATTGTATGGATCTCATCGCAAAACTACCTTGTGTTGCTGCAAAGATCTACCGGAATCTCTACCGGGAGGGCAGCAGTATTGGGGCCATTGACTCTAAGCTGGACTGGTCCCACAATTTCACCAACATGTTAGGCTATACTGATGCTCAGTTCACTGAGCTCATGCGTTTATACCTCACCATCCACAGTGACCATGAAGGTGGCAATGTAAGTGCCCATACCAGCCACTTGGTGGGCAGTGCGCTTTCAGACCCTTACCTGTCCTTTGCAGCAGCCATGAATGGGCTTGCAGGACCTCTACATGGACTGGCAAATCAGGAAGTACTTGTCTGGCTAACACAACTACAGAAGGAAGCTGACAAAGATGTGTCAGATGAAAAGTTAAGAGACTACATCTGGAACACACTCAATTCAGGACGGGTTGTCCCAGGCTATGGTCATGCAGTTCTAAGGAAGACAGATCCACGATATTCTTGTCAGCGAGAGTTTGCTCTGAAACACCTACCCAATGACCCTATGTTCAAACTTGTTGCTCAGCTGTATAAGATTGTGCCCAATATCCTCTTGGAGCAGGGAAAGGCTAAGAATCCTTGGCCGAACGTAGATGCTCACAGTGGGGTATTGCTCCAGTATTATGGCATGACGGAGATGAATTACTACACAGTCCTCTTTGGGGTGTCACGGGCACTGGGTGTATTGGCACAGCTCATCTGGAGCCGAGCCCTAGGCTTCCCTTTAGAAAGGCCCAAGTCCATGAGCACGGATGGTTTGATGAAGTTTGTGGACTCTAAGTCAGGGTAAAACtggagactgggggaaaactgacTACcgaagatgaggaagcttaaaaaaagtatacttttgaTTTGTTTCGGGGGCCTTTAAAGATTTAAGATTAAATTGTATCTGAGGCACTGAAAATAACGTTTgaagttaaaatataaattaagactTTAAAAGATGAAAAGTGACCCCTTCTTCCCTAACCAGTTCCCTTTCCTTCCTGGTACAAGTTGCCCATCAACTATAGGATAACCAGGACTAATGCATGTGGTATGGGTTAGGTTTGGCCCCCTACCTTCTCTGGAGTGAGAATATGACTCCACTTCCCTGAGTCAAAGCATGTTGCAAAGAATCTGCAGTCACTCTGGAGTCTTTGCTTTTATCTGCCCAGCCCTCTGGGCCAGCAAGCCAGGACTCTTTCCCTTCTGTTTCCATAGGAATCATGTTGGATCATCAGCTATACCAAGCCCCATGGCCCTCTCCTATGTACACAAACACTTCCTAGCAAGACCTCTTGGTTAGCTAGACATActgtggcaatttttttttttttttttaacgctgCTAAGTGACCATAAAGGTGTGACATTTGTTGACAAATGATACCcaaagtttcttttttaaaaaattatcccaTTAAAGTTAAGGTCTGATAGTATTTTTTCCACTATTTTAATGCCTTCTTCCAGACTTTCTATACCTGCTATGCCTCAAGCTGAGGATGCTCTGGACCTTCCCTTCTTGTTCTCTACCAGAGACCTCTTTTAGCAGGTTTGTCAGATCTGTGGTCTTTTCCAGTCATTTGGCTTTATCAGTGCTTAATGTGAATTAAACTTTTTACTTCCACAGAACATAAGCCACTACAATGACTTCTTTTTCTCCTGTGTTAATACACTGTGGGGCATAGAACCATGGGCTCAGGAATGGCCAGTTCCTTTATGATCTGGTCCCAGGGGTACTAGCATTTCTTTTTGAACAGAGAAATTATTCAAGATTGGATATGACTTCCTTCAAGTATCAGGTCTTAGCACTGGGGGCACTCAAAAGAGTAGTAGACCTTCCTCATCCTGTCACAAGAAAATGTTCCCTTATTTATCAATGTCTTTTCCTGCCCCATCCCAAGAGCTTGCAGTACAGTGTTTGTTTTAGAAGCCCCATTTGCAAAGGTTTTCAGTGACTCAGAATGCTCTACTGTCTTTTCTTTGAGAAAGGATTGAGATACACTCCTGTTGTGCCCCTTTCTTCCTTCAAAACTCCTGCCTGTATTTGTGTGGATCCCCAAACCCCAGAACCACACTGTTGAGATGGACACACTGTAAACCCCTGGGTGACTCTCAAGTCATGATACAGACTTCAGGGTGTtctgtataaaataaaaaataaatgtttttattaaaaaaataataataaaataaattttaaacagaCTTTAGTAAATATACATCAACAtatgaaatattaaaatgtaatagaacaaattgaaaaataacaatccttatATCTCATCTACTCTGCTTTTCTGTTGTCCTCAACATTCTGAATTATAAAAGAAAtgtaatatttctgtattgaccatTATATCTTTGAATACTAGACATGTTTTGGTTATCTATTGAtggcataaataaaaatattaaatcagGTTTTAAAATAACAATGATTGAATGATTTTTCACAAACGTGCTGGTCAGGAATTTGGATACAGAGTTCAATTCTATTCCATTGTGTCTGCTGGGAATGAATGATAAAGATTACTTCATTCAGTTTTGAGAGTTGGTTGAAGGTGAAGGGAGGAAGGCCTAGGGCCACTCTCCCTTCTAAGAGGCAGCTGTGTCTCAGGCCCTAACAAACCCTTTTCCCtgaggcctcccactttccctcTCTCAGAGGAGGGAAACGTGGGGAGTACTTTGGAAACTGGTTTGTCCACATAACCTTCCCCATTGTTCCCTGGCCCACCCTCAGGGCAGTGCTCCCTGCCCAGGCTGAGTAAGAGATGGGCTTGGTCCAGCAGAGACCCTGAGGGCAAACCCTTTCCCTCCTGGGGAGAGTGCCCCCTCCCTACCAAGTGAACAGGGCTAGGAGCTCCCCGCCCCCTCCCTCTAACAGCAGGCTGTGTGGGTTTCAATTCCCATCTTCCCTGCCCCAGCTGTGTGTCTTCTGCCCTGTATCCTATCATGGGTCTGAGTGTGTGGCAGGGTATTCTGTAATAATTTCCATGGCTGGTGGCTTTTCCTTCCATGCATCActgctccccctccccctccccttttcCAGGGGCCACCGGCCTGGCATTACCACATGCTGGGTCATTGGGGGAGGGAGGTGGGGCACAGGCTGTCCTGTGGtcttgagatttttatttttgcataggTAATCCATCCTGTAAAGGTAACTAAAACACCGTGTATTCTGTCTGCCCCCATGGCTGCTGGTGTAAATAAACTGCAACTccccttggttaaaaaaaaaaaaaaaaaaaaaattacttcattCATATGTCCATCATTTTAACTTAAATTACTCTACTTGGTGGCTGCTGATAGAATGATTCAATTTCGGCtcaaattttgatttttatttttcattaccaCTGAATTTTTTAGTTCTTCTCCATGTAGTTTATATTCCTATTTCCAGGATATATCTTCACATGGTTTCTCCATTAAGATACTCAAAACTTTTACAGAGAGGCTTGAAGTTCTCAAGAACAAGAAAGTAAGTTAAAAGTGTTTGTTCTCTGTGATAAACCTGAAATCAAAGTATTCTATTAATAAAAGCCAGACACAAGCATAGACCAGATGTAGATCTggacaaataaattatttttctgaatGGGAAAGTGATGAGGGTCAtgattatttctttcattcaCAGTCCAACAACTGGTCAAAAATTCTTTGTATTCCCCTCTTAATGCAAAATATACTCACAATCTTCAAGACTCGGAAACTCTTAAGGATTTATGACACCAGGCTCAGGCTTAAATTCCTGAGTCCTGTGATAGAAATTATGAACAGGTACAAGGGAGATTTCCCAGTTGTGGCTCTTCTTGATTTGAATACTTATGATTTAAAAAGATGGggtatctgttcatatacctgatACTCAACATGCAAGTTTTAGGCAGGGACTTAAAAATATGTCTATTCGTAAAGGGTGAAAATGAGTGGACATATCAGTCACTGAGCCATTGATGTTCTGGAGGACAGTCTGCACTCATCTCCAGTTTCTAAActggtttaggtttagttttttttttttttaatgttttttttttttgggggggggggtggccataatacatttattttattcatttacttatgatgctgaggattgaacccagggcctcatatgggTTAGGcaagctctatcactgagctaccatCCCTTAGGTTTTTGTTCTTATTCTTATCATATTTagatatacataatagtggaataTACTTTGACAAACTATACATACATTCTAATTAAGATCACATTTTTGtaattgaacatgatgtggaattacacaggttgtgtattcatatatatacataggaaaattatgtccagttcattctagtGTTTTTCCTATTGCAATACTCCCTCCTTTCCCTTTATTCCTCCTTGTCTAATACAGTGAACTTCTGATCTTCCCTTCTCTGTTTATTGGGTGTGAGCATCCACATAAATAACAAGTTATGGAGGAGAGTCTGAACATGTCTTCAGTTCCTGGATTATGGTTTTATTTTGTTCCCTAGGAGTGATTCTGAATGGCTCTTCCACTCATTCTTCTGTTTTTTCTTGGCTCCACCCTCTGAATTATCAATACTATACTAGTTTTCTCATCTTGATTTCTGCTCATAAGATTTAGACTGCCCAGAAGCTCCTTTTATTGTGTTCCGGATAACTGATATATTTAGTCCAGGATGAtaaatttctcaaaaatattatgAGTTCCTACATAgcaatttatatttctttcagcaggaaaaaaataaaagagtcacACTACAAAACAGATAAATAGACGCCTATCTTCATCTACTCATGAGTCAGGATACTATGGGACAAAATTCTTGAGATTATAGCAGTCTCCTCTTTAGTTTAGAGGGTTTTGAAGCAAGCACTTCAGATTTTCTCAGAAGCACAATTATTGAACGTAGGAACTCTTATGCAGCATTCCCATCAGAAGCGTTCTTCATTCACATTGTTGATATGATCTTGACAGAGAGGACAGATTTTGTTTGTGACAGCTTACAATATATCTTTGCCCTAGGATTTTATTTACTTTGAGGCCTTCCTCTTCCTGTTCCTCTCTAGTGCATTTATGAATTAGAGGTACATCTATTTTCCATCTCTGCAGTAAACTGTCGGAAAATTTTCAATGAG encodes:
- the LOC143642198 gene encoding citrate synthase, mitochondrial encodes the protein MLDNFPTNLHPMSQLSAVITALNSESNFARAYAEGINRTKYWELIYEDCMDLIAKLPCVAAKIYRNLYREGSSIGAIDSKLDWSHNFTNMLGYTDAQFTELMRLYLTIHSDHEGGNVSAHTSHLVGSALSDPYLSFAAAMNGLAGPLHGLANQEVLVWLTQLQKEADKDVSDEKLRDYIWNTLNSGRVVPGYGHAVLRKTDPRYSCQREFALKHLPNDPMFKLVAQLYKIVPNILLEQGKAKNPWPNVDAHSGVLLQYYGMTEMNYYTVLFGVSRALGVLAQLIWSRALGFPLERPKSMSTDGLMKFVDSKSG